A stretch of DNA from Gottschalkia acidurici 9a:
TAATATACTTGTGCTTTTTTCACTCTTATTTACTTCTGTTATTGTTCCTTCATAAGTTATATAGTCTGATTCTGAATTTAATTCTTTTATATCTGTATTTATATTTTCTGTTTTCGCTTCTGTTGTTACACTTGTTACTTTATTTGATTCTTCTATTTTATTTGCGCCTGCTGCAAAAACTGAACTACCTAGTAATAAACAAGTGGATAAACTTAATGATATTAATCTTCTTTTCATGCTGCATCTCTCCTATCATTTTGATTCAAATTATGGTTTACTTAGTATTTGTTTCATTAATACTATATTAATCAGTATACCACCATATAACAGCTGTAAAATTACAATTTGATTAAGTTTATTTAATAGCCCTTTCATTCCTCCTACTAAATACTACTTGTCCAATGTACTTTCACTTTGATTATCACTGATATTTTAGCTATGCAACTATAAAATTAAAATTAGATAATATATATTTATATATTATCTAATTTATTCATTCTATGTGTGTGAAAATTCCCTATTTTTAAAAACCTTTTTTAATTATCATGTTGCTTTTAAACATTTATAAATTTCATCTAATAATATTAAAGCTTATATTAAATTAACCAAAGGATTTAACTGTGTATTAGACACTCCAGAATTTACATCACCTATGTAATTGTATGTTTCTTTGTTTAAGTTTAAAACATTTGTATATGCCATAGTTCTTAGCTTAGTGTATTAAAAATTTATGGTAATTTTTGTTTAACACTAAGTATAAACTTATACCAATTTTTATTGTTTGGTAACTCGAAAATTAATCAACCTATTCTTTATCTATTAATATAGTTCCATCTTCAGACACCTCTAGATTTAATTTTAGAACCTTGTTTGTAAAATCTAAGGGAACATAAGTAGTTCCATCTTTAACCTCTGATTCAGCTCCAAGCTTTAGTATCATCTTTTCAAAGCTATACTTATCTTCATTTAATCCTACCTTTATAAATTTATTACCTTTTGATAATCCTGCTAATTTATTTTCCTTATTCCAAGATACTTTGTATCCTAGAGATTCTGAAATTTCCCTAAGAGGAATCATTGTTACTCCTTTTGATGTATACATATTATTTTTAAGAGCCTTTTCTTTTTTATCTATTAATACCTTATCCAATACTTTTATCTTAGGTTTTAGTGCAATTATTTTATTAGCAGAGGTCTGGCCTGGTATACTCATTGTAACAGAAGGTCCATAGAACACAATTAAATCTTTATTATATATGTCCTCTTCATTTAATAAGCTTTCATTTCTATCAATTAATATAGTTTTGTCAGATATATTTAGCTTCAATTGATTGTCTATGCTAATTAATTCTTCATTAAACTTTGATACTTTGACTGGAGTTAATTCTTCTGCTTCATTTACTACAATAACTGAAGGGTTTAGTATAGGTGAAATATTTCTTTTAGTATCTGTTTTTTCATTACAAAAAACGTTTATTTTTGCACCCTCTTTTAGGTCTTCATGGTTTATAAAGTCTTTTGTTTTATCACTCAGCAGAATTACATCATCACTTATCTTAAACATCGCTTTTTCAAAAGTATCATTATTTTCTATCTCTACTAATATAGATAATCTACCATTGCTTTCTATTATTTCTTTTATTATACCTTCATATTCGTTGTATCTTGAATCACTAATTCCAGCATTTTCTTCAATTAAAACTACAGATTTTCTACTCTCATATAATTTACTATCAAGTAGCTGTGATGCATAAATTTGACTACTCAATAGTATACAAGCTGACAGACTAATCGCCACCACTTTCTTTTTCATATTTTAAAATCCTCCTCTTAAGTTTACTTTTTATAAATCCATCTTTTTACTGTATTATTTACATTATGTTGTAAGATATACGCTCTTTAGTAATTTTTATTTTTTCATATCTAACCAAGTAACCTTCTTTAATGCGATTTATTGTGTTATAATTATACATAAAGTCTTATGATATTTTTTTATTAACTTATACGTATTAATAAATTTATTATATATTGGAGTGATATTTATGAGCAAAACAGTAGATATTGATTGGGATAATCTAGGTTTTAGCTATATAAAAACTGATTATCGCTATATCTCAGTTTGGAAAGATGGTAAATGGGACGAAGGAAAATTAGTTGAAGATAATAAGTTAACTATAAGTGAAGGCTCTACTGCACTTCACTATGGTCAACAATGTTTCGAAGGACTTAAGGCCTATCGTACAAAAGATGGTAAAGTTCAACTATTTAGACCTGATGAAAATGCTAAGCGTATGATTGAAAGTTGTCATAAAGTACTTATGCCTGGAGTTCCAGTTGAAAAATTTATAGATGCATGTAAGCAAGTTGTTAAAGCAAATGAACACTTTGTACCTCCTTATGGTACTGGTGGAACTCTTTACTTAAGACCTTTTGTAATAGGTGTTGGCGATAATATAGGAGTTAAAAGTGCACCTGAATTTATATTCTCAGTATTCTGTGTTCCTGTAGGTCCTTATTTCAAAGGAGGAGTTAACCCAGTTAATTTCTTAGTAGCTCCTGATTTTGATAGAGCTGCACCACATGGTACTGGAGCTGCAAAAGTAGGTGGAAACTATGCTGCAAGTCTTTATCCTCTAAGTATAGCAAAGGAAAAAGGATTTGCTGACTGTATATACCTTGACCCTGCTACTCGTACTAAAGTAGAAGAAGTAGGATCAGCTAACTTCTTTGGTATTACTCATGATGATAAATTTGTTACACCAACTTCTCCTTCTATACTTAGAAGTATAACTAGAATTTCTCTTGAAACTATTGCAGAGGACTACTTAGGCCTTAAAGTAGAGGAAAGAGATGTTTATATAGATAAATTAGATGAATTCAAAGAAGCTGGAGCTTGCGGAACTGCAGCTGTTATTACTCCTATAGGTGGAGTACAATACAAAGATGACTTCCATGTTTTCTATAGTGAAAAAGAAGTTGGACCTATTACTAAAAAACTTTACGATACACTTTGTGGAATTCAATTCGGAGATGTAGAGGCTCCTGAGGGTTGGATGGTAGAAGTAGAATAAAAATTAAAAACTATCAATACTTTAGATTCTTTATAGTATTGATAGTTTTTTAATAATATCCTAGTTCTTATTTCTATTTATAAAGCTCTCTATATAAAATACTTCTTCTTCTGTCACTTCTCTATTAACCTTTTCACTATAACTCTTAGTTAATTCCTCTAAATCAGTTTTATTTCCAACTAAATTTCCTATATCTATCATCATATCAAAGAGTTCTTTCATACTTTTTTTTGTATATACAGGCCTATGCGCTGTAAGATAATATTCAGTATCGTATCTATTTATCTTCTCTATGAGTGGAACTAGTTTCTCCATATGATAGCATTTATGTCTTCTGTTTAAATCTCTATATATTGAATCTCCTAAGAACATTACTTTTTCATTCTCAATATATATAAGATTAGAATCTTCCGAGTGATCTCCTCCTATGTTCTCCACAATACACTTTATGCCACCCAGATCAATTTCAACTTTTCCATTAAATATTATATCTCCATTTGAAATACTCAGTCCTTCAGATACTTGCTTTCTTAACTTTGTAGCAGTACTATGTTTAACTCTACCTAGTTCCTTAACGCTAATTTTTTTATCATTTTCTATTAGAGTCTTTATGTCTTCTATATTTTTATAGTTTTTTTCGTTTAATACTGTTGTAAGATTCATAGTAGATATTCCAGCTACATGATCCCAATGATAATGAGTTATAGCTAGATATTTTAACGGTGGAATATCAAGCTTAGATATTTCTTCTAAAAATTCCTTAGCATGACCCATAGAGTTACCTGCATCCACCACTAAGCTATATTTATCTCCGATTATTAGTCCTAATGCAGGCTGGCATCCTTCATCTTGATATGGTAAATAATAAACTCTTTCAGTTAATTTGTTTAGCATATGTACCTCCTTTTAAATCTTTAGTTACTATACATTTTAACTTAATCTTACACAAAAGTTAACCTCTCTAAAAAACACTAAAGAGCAGATCCGTTTTATCTTGTCTATCATATTAAATCTATATATAAAAAGAGAACTGATTAGTATCAGTTCTTAAATAAATGTAGATATTCACCATATCCTTCTTCTTTTAGTTTATGTTTAGGTATAAATCTAAGTGCTGCTGAATTAATGCAATATCGTAACCCGTTAGGTTTAGGTCCATCATTGAAAACATGTCCTAAGTGTGAGTCACTAGCCTTACTTCTCACTTCAGTACGTACCATACCATGACTTTTATCTACTGCTTCGGTCACCTGTTCTTTATGAATAGGGTCAGTAAAACTTGGCCATCCGCAGCCTGAATCATATTTATCTAATGAACTAAACAAGGGTTCTCCAGAAACTATATCAACATATATGCCTTCTTCTTTATGATCCCAGAATTCATTCCTAAATGGTGGTTCAGTACCATTGTTTTGAGTAACCTCATACTGAATAGGAGTTAAGGTTTGCTTTAGTTCATCATGATTCTTTTTTTTCTTCCAGTTCTTCTTTATAAAATCCTCTCTTCCAGATCCTTTCCTATATGCTCTGTAACGTAACGGGTTCTTCTTATAAAAATCTTGATGATATTCCTCTGCTGAGTAGAAAAATGTTGCTGGTAAAATTTCAGTAACTATAGGTTTGTCAAAGCGTCCACTTTCATTTAACTTTCTTTTAGATTCTTCTGCCATCATTCTTTGGTTCTCATTATGATAGAATATTGCTGTTTTATAAGAATCCCCTCTATCATTAAACTGTCCACCAACATCAGTCGGGTCTATTTGCTGCCAAAATGTATCCAGCAATTTGTCATAAGGAAATATCTCAGGATCATATTTGATTTGAACAGCTTCATAATGTCCTGTATCACCTAAACATACATCCTCATAAGTCGGATTTTCTTTATGTCCTCCAATATATCCTGATAGTACTTCTATTATACCCGGTCTTTCATCGAATGGAGATACCATACACCAAAAACAACCTCCTGCAAATGTGGCTAATTCATAATGGATATTATCAGTCATAGTTAACCTTCTTTCTTAATTATTTTATATTAAGTCTATTATGATAATATCCATTTAAAAAAGATAATACTCAGATTCTTTTAAATATTTAATATACTAGTATTTTTCATCTTAATATTTAATGATTAAAATCACATATTTAAAATATAGAAAACTTGACAGTAAAATAAATTGATTTATTACTTCATTAAATCTTTTATTATATCTTCTATATCTTCATGATTATCTGGTTCTCCATAAACATTAACGTAATATACAATATTATCTTGCTTCCATACATAATCAGTCTGTGTGAAAGTTTCTTTAGGATTATCATAAGTATCAACTTGAGTGTGCACAAAAACATCAATATCATTTATCTTTAAAGAAGTTGTTCTAGACTTATCAACTCTATGGCTTGTGTTAAGAGGACCTTTCTCATTTTTAAAACTATCATCTATACCGCTTTTATCTTTTTCTTTTAAAGAGTCATAATAATTTGTATCTTTACCCTGAATAAAAGATATCTTTATTGAACTACCATCTTGAGAACCGTACGATGTAATCATCACCCATTCATTTCTTATATTATCTAAACGTGCTCCATTAGCTACAAGTTCTTTCGACAAGTTTAAATAAAGTTTAGGTTTAAATCCTAAAATTTCCTCAAACACTTCTAAATCTTTTTTTTCATATATTCTATAAGTGCGATAATTTTTAGATGTATATTTATCTTTGGATACATCTTCAAAGTTCTTAAGTGATGTAACTATCTTTTCTATATCATTTCTAGAAATTCCATAAGGCTTCTCATACTCAATTCCATACCATATATCTTTACTATTCCATATGAAATATTCCATTTCATTTATTTCTATATCTTTAGCATTTGATTCATCACTTGATATTTTGCTAATAGCCCTAGATGTTATAGTAACATTTTGACCATGTATATTAGAAATGCTAAAAGGTTTCTCTTTATATTCTACTGTAATATCTTCAGTTCCATTGCTTCTACTCTTATGTCTATTTTTTAAATTTTCTATAAGATCTTCTTTAGAAACTAAAAAGTTAAATCTTCCTTCTGACTCAAACATTAATTTTGAATTAGGCTTGGATTTACCAAAGGACATTCCTATCAAATTACCTTTATCATCATTAAGAGTTATACTCATTAACTGTGTTTCTGATGGCAAATAGTCAGGAACTTTAAATCTAAAATCTATGAAATCACTTGCTCTATCTAAATTGCTAAATATAAGGCTTCCGTTTCCATTAGAGGGATATAATTTAAAGTCTTCGTTATCCTTTTTTTCCAAACTCTGATTTTCAAATATAGCTGTATTAGAATCTAGTATGTTACCTCCACTACCAGCTAATACTACAGATCCAGATAGTGTAAGAAGCGCAATACTTAAAACAGACATTTTATAAGAACCTTTTTTAAATTTTCTTATCATCATAATTCTCCTTTCAATTTGTGTTTTACTCTCATAAAAGCATAGATTAAGATTGTTTTTATAACTATTACTAAAAAAGTCTTTAGAAAAACTTAATATAGTCATTCCATATTCTACAGATTCATGTTCTTCAAGAACTTCTAATATATAACTATCACATGCTATCTCTCTATCTTCTCTCATCTTTTTCATTGCAAACCATATAACTGGATTAAACCAGTAAAATAGTATCGCTATTATAGAAATCAGATTAGATATTAAGTCTTTTCTTTTATAGTGAGCAAGCTCGTGTAAAATAATATGTAACAGTTCTTGACTTGTAGCTTTATCTAAGACATATTTAGGGATATAAATTTTAGGATTTAAAACTCCATATATAAAAGGACTTTTAAATTCATTATTGCTATAAATAGAGATATTTTTATTTAAACCTAACTTGTCCTTAGATATTTTTAATATATGCTCAATATGTGGATTATTAACTTTATAAAATTCTTTTGTATTGCACTTAAATCTAAAAGTAATAAAGAAAACAAATATAGCCATAACACTAAATCCAGTAATCCATATACATGAGGATATCTTTATTATTTTTTCAATAGAGTCTTTTTCTTGTTCCTTAAATTCATATAATAGTTTTTCTATTTTTAAGGATTTACCCTTTAAAGTATTTTCTTCATACATCTCTTCAGTAGTAATTTTGCTATTATCATTTAATCTAGATATATCACCCGTTCTATACTCTTCTATATCATTATTTAAACTATCCTTGGATTCTTTAGAATTAGATGATTTATATAGATCGGTTTTTTCAAAATCTATTATATCTTTATAGCTTTCTGATACATTGTCTATTAAGTCCAAAGGACTTCCAACAGAAATAGGAAGTAGAAGTCTTATTAATATGAGAAACCATAAAGCATGCTGAAACCTAGGACTAGTATAGTTTTTAAAAAGTTTTTTTATAGCTAATATAAGTATTGTCATAATAGTAGCTATAAACGAAGAGTATAAAACCCATAATAAAGCTTTTTCAAGTATATTCATATAAATACTTCCTTTTAATTTATTTCATTTACTATACAAATTTTATAATAAAAAATAAAATTAAGTTTTAGTTCATAAAAGTCTTTACTATTTCCTTTTGTTTATCTATTTGACCTACAAATACAACCCTATATAGGATATCTTCTTCATTCCATATGTATGTCTTAATAATATCGCGGTTTTGATCAAATTCATACATAAGAACCTTTTTACCTTCTATCATTATTGAGGATTCGTTAGACTTTTCTTCATCAGACAAAATATATTTATTTGTATTTTTTCTTTGATCAAACGT
This window harbors:
- a CDS encoding stalk domain-containing protein, whose amino-acid sequence is MKKKVVAISLSACILLSSQIYASQLLDSKLYESRKSVVLIEENAGISDSRYNEYEGIIKEIIESNGRLSILVEIENNDTFEKAMFKISDDVILLSDKTKDFINHEDLKEGAKINVFCNEKTDTKRNISPILNPSVIVVNEAEELTPVKVSKFNEELISIDNQLKLNISDKTILIDRNESLLNEEDIYNKDLIVFYGPSVTMSIPGQTSANKIIALKPKIKVLDKVLIDKKEKALKNNMYTSKGVTMIPLREISESLGYKVSWNKENKLAGLSKGNKFIKVGLNEDKYSFEKMILKLGAESEVKDGTTYVPLDFTNKVLKLNLEVSEDGTILIDKE
- a CDS encoding branched-chain amino acid aminotransferase → MSKTVDIDWDNLGFSYIKTDYRYISVWKDGKWDEGKLVEDNKLTISEGSTALHYGQQCFEGLKAYRTKDGKVQLFRPDENAKRMIESCHKVLMPGVPVEKFIDACKQVVKANEHFVPPYGTGGTLYLRPFVIGVGDNIGVKSAPEFIFSVFCVPVGPYFKGGVNPVNFLVAPDFDRAAPHGTGAAKVGGNYAASLYPLSIAKEKGFADCIYLDPATRTKVEEVGSANFFGITHDDKFVTPTSPSILRSITRISLETIAEDYLGLKVEERDVYIDKLDEFKEAGACGTAAVITPIGGVQYKDDFHVFYSEKEVGPITKKLYDTLCGIQFGDVEAPEGWMVEVE
- a CDS encoding MBL fold metallo-hydrolase gives rise to the protein MLNKLTERVYYLPYQDEGCQPALGLIIGDKYSLVVDAGNSMGHAKEFLEEISKLDIPPLKYLAITHYHWDHVAGISTMNLTTVLNEKNYKNIEDIKTLIENDKKISVKELGRVKHSTATKLRKQVSEGLSISNGDIIFNGKVEIDLGGIKCIVENIGGDHSEDSNLIYIENEKVMFLGDSIYRDLNRRHKCYHMEKLVPLIEKINRYDTEYYLTAHRPVYTKKSMKELFDMMIDIGNLVGNKTDLEELTKSYSEKVNREVTEEEVFYIESFINRNKN
- the msrB gene encoding peptide-methionine (R)-S-oxide reductase MsrB, with the translated sequence MTDNIHYELATFAGGCFWCMVSPFDERPGIIEVLSGYIGGHKENPTYEDVCLGDTGHYEAVQIKYDPEIFPYDKLLDTFWQQIDPTDVGGQFNDRGDSYKTAIFYHNENQRMMAEESKRKLNESGRFDKPIVTEILPATFFYSAEEYHQDFYKKNPLRYRAYRKGSGREDFIKKNWKKKKNHDELKQTLTPIQYEVTQNNGTEPPFRNEFWDHKEEGIYVDIVSGEPLFSSLDKYDSGCGWPSFTDPIHKEQVTEAVDKSHGMVRTEVRSKASDSHLGHVFNDGPKPNGLRYCINSAALRFIPKHKLKEEGYGEYLHLFKN
- a CDS encoding M56 family metallopeptidase, which gives rise to MNILEKALLWVLYSSFIATIMTILILAIKKLFKNYTSPRFQHALWFLILIRLLLPISVGSPLDLIDNVSESYKDIIDFEKTDLYKSSNSKESKDSLNNDIEEYRTGDISRLNDNSKITTEEMYEENTLKGKSLKIEKLLYEFKEQEKDSIEKIIKISSCIWITGFSVMAIFVFFITFRFKCNTKEFYKVNNPHIEHILKISKDKLGLNKNISIYSNNEFKSPFIYGVLNPKIYIPKYVLDKATSQELLHIILHELAHYKRKDLISNLISIIAILFYWFNPVIWFAMKKMREDREIACDSYILEVLEEHESVEYGMTILSFSKDFFSNSYKNNLNLCFYESKTQIERRIMMIRKFKKGSYKMSVLSIALLTLSGSVVLAGSGGNILDSNTAIFENQSLEKKDNEDFKLYPSNGNGSLIFSNLDRASDFIDFRFKVPDYLPSETQLMSITLNDDKGNLIGMSFGKSKPNSKLMFESEGRFNFLVSKEDLIENLKNRHKSRSNGTEDITVEYKEKPFSISNIHGQNVTITSRAISKISSDESNAKDIEINEMEYFIWNSKDIWYGIEYEKPYGISRNDIEKIVTSLKNFEDVSKDKYTSKNYRTYRIYEKKDLEVFEEILGFKPKLYLNLSKELVANGARLDNIRNEWVMITSYGSQDGSSIKISFIQGKDTNYYDSLKEKDKSGIDDSFKNEKGPLNTSHRVDKSRTTSLKINDIDVFVHTQVDTYDNPKETFTQTDYVWKQDNIVYYVNVYGEPDNHEDIEDIIKDLMK